In Plantibacter sp. PA-3-X8, one DNA window encodes the following:
- a CDS encoding helix-turn-helix domain-containing protein, giving the protein MPIDKLLLTAEEAAESLGVGRSTVYDLMRLGHLSSVKIGRARRIPVAALHRFAQHLAGEDQA; this is encoded by the coding sequence ATGCCAATCGACAAGCTCTTGCTCACCGCCGAAGAAGCAGCGGAATCGCTCGGAGTGGGACGATCCACCGTCTACGACCTCATGAGGTTGGGTCACCTTTCCAGCGTCAAGATCGGACGCGCCAGACGCATCCCCGTCGCAGCGCTGCACCGCTTTGCCCAGCACCTCGCAGGTGAAGACCAGGCGTGA
- the xerC gene encoding tyrosine recombinase XerC — MSQRANGEGSIYKRTDGRWTGATYVLAPDGSQKRRQVYGRTKAEVAAKVRDLITQTDSGVPTAVSGWTMQTYAAHWMQHVAPTALRPTTRANYEWILGKHILPALGTKKLEQITPAHVREMHTAIARTGVSAHTVRLAHAVLRSILAEAAREQHIARNVASLVRAPKLDDSEVEPWTAEDASTFLESSRESQFAEIYTLALTLGLRRGELLGLRWIDINAERTELRVRQTAHRAGVGQGMSIGPTKTKRSRRTLPLPERAADALRRRHAIQDGDRRAAGPAWDDTGLVFTTKIGTPIEPSNLRRTFDKDIAAAGVRRIRFHDMRHTCASLLLSQGVQMRVVMEILGHSNMAITSDIYSHVAPATLKSASAAMNSALTDRGPSLD, encoded by the coding sequence GTGAGTCAGCGGGCAAACGGCGAGGGGTCGATCTACAAGCGCACCGATGGGAGATGGACAGGTGCCACCTATGTGTTGGCGCCGGACGGATCACAGAAGCGCCGACAGGTCTACGGTCGCACCAAGGCAGAGGTCGCGGCCAAGGTCCGTGACCTCATCACGCAGACAGACAGCGGTGTGCCGACGGCAGTGTCGGGCTGGACGATGCAGACGTACGCGGCGCATTGGATGCAGCACGTCGCTCCGACCGCGCTCCGCCCGACGACACGCGCCAACTACGAATGGATCCTTGGGAAGCACATACTGCCCGCGCTCGGGACAAAGAAGCTCGAGCAGATCACGCCAGCGCACGTGCGCGAGATGCACACCGCCATCGCCCGCACCGGCGTATCAGCGCACACCGTGCGACTCGCCCACGCAGTGCTGAGAAGCATCCTCGCCGAGGCAGCCAGAGAACAACACATTGCTCGGAACGTCGCCTCGCTTGTCCGAGCACCGAAACTCGATGACTCAGAGGTTGAGCCCTGGACTGCCGAGGACGCCTCGACCTTCCTCGAGTCCAGTCGTGAGTCGCAGTTCGCCGAGATCTATACCCTGGCGCTCACCCTCGGTCTGAGGCGAGGCGAGCTCTTGGGCCTGCGCTGGATTGACATCAACGCCGAACGAACAGAGCTCCGGGTTCGTCAGACGGCACATCGCGCCGGCGTCGGCCAGGGCATGAGCATCGGCCCCACCAAGACCAAGCGCTCCCGACGAACACTCCCCCTGCCCGAACGTGCCGCCGATGCACTGAGACGGCGGCACGCAATCCAAGACGGCGACCGCCGAGCCGCAGGACCAGCGTGGGACGACACGGGGCTGGTCTTCACGACGAAGATCGGCACACCGATCGAGCCCAGCAACCTGCGTCGAACCTTCGACAAGGACATCGCGGCCGCGGGCGTCCGCCGCATCCGTTTTCACGACATGCGCCACACCTGCGCATCCCTGCTCCTCTCGCAGGGCGTGCAGATGCGAGTCGTCATGGAGATCCTTGGACACTCGAACATGGCGATCACCTCCGACATCTACTCGCATGTTGCGCCGGCGACGCTGAAGAGCGCTTCTGCGGCGATGAACTCCGCGCTCACCGACCGAGGCCCGAGCCTCGACTGA
- a CDS encoding TetR/AcrR family transcriptional regulator, with translation MTAPAELGLRERKRLATRRAIQHAVLTLASEQGLENVTVEEVSRRAEVSPRTFFNYFGTKEEALIGDIPLIPDGDALHAFLTAGPATDVLTDLGELLARTVGDADEDVEIHHLRKDVLRDHPHLLGARIASMRGFEEGLYKVVERRVLNDDPTLAEDAEALFDRCWMVTMVGFAGLRHAWRCWADAPTPGSLAERIRRSFAELYTTVQKLR, from the coding sequence ATGACGGCGCCGGCTGAACTCGGGCTCCGCGAGCGGAAGCGGCTCGCGACGCGTCGGGCGATCCAGCACGCGGTGCTGACGCTCGCGAGTGAGCAGGGGCTCGAGAATGTGACGGTCGAGGAGGTGAGCCGTCGGGCGGAGGTCTCGCCGCGGACCTTCTTCAACTACTTCGGGACGAAGGAGGAGGCGCTGATCGGCGACATCCCGCTGATCCCGGACGGCGACGCCCTCCACGCCTTCCTCACTGCTGGCCCCGCCACCGACGTGCTCACCGATCTGGGGGAGCTCCTGGCCCGGACCGTCGGTGACGCCGACGAGGACGTCGAGATCCACCATCTCCGCAAGGACGTGCTGCGCGACCACCCGCACCTGCTGGGTGCGCGGATCGCGAGCATGCGAGGCTTCGAGGAGGGCCTGTACAAGGTCGTCGAGCGGCGGGTGCTGAACGACGACCCGACGCTCGCGGAGGACGCGGAGGCACTGTTCGACCGCTGCTGGATGGTGACGATGGTGGGCTTCGCCGGCCTGCGTCACGCCTGGCGCTGCTGGGCCGATGCGCCGACGCCAGGGTCCCTCGCCGAGCGGATCCGTCGTTCTTTCGCCGAGCTGTACACGACGGTCCAAAAGCTGCGCTAA
- a CDS encoding alpha/beta hydrolase, protein MAGLAVAALTLSGCVTAFLPPKAAEPTTSSSSPATSDVAAELKPFYEQKLDWKTSGCADGFECATAKAPIDWDNPSDGELSLALVRHQATNGKPIGSLFMNPGGPGGSGYSLVADSLDFAVDKDLQENFDVVGFDPRGVGKSTPVTCLTDSEMDAYLYDVTPGKRGSDEWIAANEKAAKDFGDACAEETGKMLEFVDTQSAAKDLDMLRAAVGDKQLYYLGYSYGTFLGATYAELFPKNVGRLVLDGAIDPSTSNFEVVKEQAKGFESALRAYLEDCMTGKDCPFKGSVDSAMTEIKTLLDEVDANPIPGDDGRELGGNTLLTAIIYPLYQADAWPYLSKMFAEVMQGGTDIAFQFADGYNGRNESGKYADNQTEAFNAINCLDYSYDDDKTKMADEAKQLEEAAPVIGEYMAYGDTFCANWPYQTRTERGEIHAKGAAPILVVGTTNDPATPYVWAQNLAEQLDKGQLITYKGEGHTGYNKGSDCVNQAVDQYLIDGTVPSKDPMCS, encoded by the coding sequence GTGGCCGGTCTCGCGGTCGCGGCACTCACCCTGAGTGGGTGCGTGACGGCCTTCCTGCCACCGAAGGCCGCCGAGCCGACGACGTCGTCCTCCTCGCCGGCGACGAGCGACGTCGCCGCCGAGCTGAAGCCCTTCTACGAGCAGAAGCTCGACTGGAAGACCAGCGGCTGTGCCGACGGCTTCGAGTGCGCCACGGCGAAGGCGCCCATCGATTGGGACAACCCCTCGGACGGCGAACTCTCCCTGGCGCTCGTGCGTCACCAGGCGACGAACGGCAAGCCGATCGGCTCGCTCTTCATGAACCCCGGCGGACCGGGTGGTTCCGGCTACAGCCTCGTCGCCGACAGCCTCGACTTCGCGGTCGACAAGGACCTCCAGGAGAACTTCGACGTCGTCGGCTTCGATCCCCGCGGTGTCGGCAAGTCGACGCCGGTGACCTGCCTGACCGACTCCGAGATGGACGCGTACCTGTACGACGTGACGCCGGGGAAGCGCGGCTCCGACGAGTGGATCGCCGCGAACGAGAAGGCTGCGAAGGACTTCGGCGACGCGTGTGCGGAGGAGACGGGCAAGATGCTCGAGTTCGTCGACACGCAGAGCGCTGCGAAGGACCTCGACATGCTGCGTGCGGCCGTCGGCGACAAGCAGCTCTACTACCTCGGGTACTCGTACGGCACCTTCCTCGGAGCGACCTACGCGGAGCTCTTCCCGAAGAACGTCGGGCGCCTCGTGCTCGACGGTGCGATCGACCCGTCGACGTCGAACTTCGAGGTCGTCAAGGAGCAGGCCAAGGGCTTCGAGAGTGCTCTGCGCGCCTACCTCGAGGACTGCATGACGGGCAAGGACTGCCCGTTCAAGGGCTCCGTCGACAGTGCGATGACCGAGATCAAGACGCTCCTCGACGAGGTCGACGCGAACCCGATCCCCGGCGACGACGGACGTGAGCTGGGCGGCAACACGCTGCTCACGGCGATCATCTACCCGCTGTACCAGGCCGATGCGTGGCCATACCTCAGCAAGATGTTCGCCGAGGTCATGCAGGGTGGGACCGACATCGCGTTCCAGTTCGCCGACGGCTACAACGGTCGCAACGAGTCCGGCAAGTACGCCGACAACCAGACCGAGGCCTTCAACGCGATCAACTGCCTCGACTACAGCTACGACGACGACAAGACGAAGATGGCCGACGAGGCGAAGCAGCTGGAGGAGGCGGCTCCCGTGATCGGTGAGTACATGGCCTACGGCGACACGTTCTGCGCCAACTGGCCGTACCAGACGCGGACCGAGCGTGGGGAGATCCACGCGAAGGGTGCTGCGCCGATCCTCGTCGTCGGGACGACGAACGACCCGGCCACGCCGTACGTCTGGGCGCAGAACCTCGCGGAGCAGCTCGACAAGGGTCAGCTGATCACCTACAAGGGTGAGGGTCACACCGGCTACAACAAGGGCAGCGACTGCGTGAACCAGGCGGTCGACCAGTACCTCATCGACGGCACGGTGCCGTCGAAGGACCCGATGTGCAGTTGA
- a CDS encoding DNA polymerase III subunit delta', giving the protein MASWTDLTGQRDAIELLQSASDPVTPKGLTHAWLITGPPGSGRSTLAYAFAAALLSREPGGDDVTRRQVEARTHPDLSALSTDRVIITIDEVRDLVRNAYRAPSVGRFRVMVVEDADRMTERTSNLLLKSLEEPPSSTIWVLCAPSEADLLPTIRSRVRSVRLGVPTIDDVAELLERRDGVEPDLAERAAREAQSHVGMAHRLATDPGARQRRESTLRAVLDIRSAGQAVVTAGRLLELAGDDAKAYTSLRDEAERESTLRSLGVEPGQSVPPALRSQVRAMEEDQKRRATRSLRDGLDRIMVDLLSLYRDIVLLQLGHDATIINRELRPELEEAARRTTPAVTIETLEAISVARTRIEGNVAPALALEAMLVSAVR; this is encoded by the coding sequence ATGGCTTCCTGGACCGACTTGACGGGTCAACGCGACGCGATCGAGCTCCTCCAGTCGGCGTCGGACCCGGTCACGCCCAAGGGCCTCACCCACGCCTGGCTCATCACCGGGCCGCCCGGTTCCGGCCGGTCGACCCTCGCCTACGCGTTCGCCGCCGCGCTGCTCAGTCGTGAGCCCGGGGGCGACGACGTCACCCGTCGTCAGGTGGAGGCGCGCACCCATCCCGACCTCTCCGCACTGAGTACCGATCGCGTCATCATCACGATCGACGAGGTCCGCGACCTCGTCCGCAACGCCTACCGCGCGCCGTCCGTCGGTCGCTTCCGCGTCATGGTCGTCGAGGACGCCGACCGCATGACCGAGCGCACCTCCAACCTGCTCTTGAAGTCGCTCGAGGAACCGCCGAGCAGCACGATCTGGGTCCTGTGCGCGCCGAGCGAGGCCGACCTGTTGCCCACCATCCGGTCGCGCGTCCGCTCGGTCCGCCTCGGCGTCCCCACCATCGACGACGTCGCCGAGCTGCTGGAACGGCGCGACGGTGTGGAGCCCGACCTCGCCGAGCGTGCCGCCCGTGAGGCGCAGAGCCACGTCGGCATGGCCCACCGCCTCGCGACCGACCCCGGCGCACGGCAGCGCCGTGAGTCCACGCTCCGTGCGGTGCTCGACATCCGGAGCGCCGGCCAGGCGGTCGTCACCGCGGGTCGCCTCCTCGAGCTGGCGGGCGATGACGCGAAGGCGTACACCTCGCTCCGCGACGAGGCCGAGCGGGAGAGCACCCTGCGCTCACTCGGCGTCGAGCCCGGTCAATCGGTCCCACCGGCCCTCCGCTCGCAGGTGCGGGCGATGGAGGAGGACCAGAAGCGGCGCGCCACCCGCAGCCTGCGCGACGGGCTCGACCGGATCATGGTCGACCTGCTCTCGCTGTACCGCGACATCGTGCTCCTGCAGCTGGGGCACGACGCCACGATCATCAACCGTGAATTGCGTCCGGAACTCGAGGAAGCCGCTCGCCGGACGACGCCTGCGGTTACGATCGAAACCTTGGAGGCGATCTCCGTCGCCCGCACACGAATCGAAGGGAACGTCGCCCCGGCGCTGGCCTTGGAGGCCATGCTCGTGTCGGCGGTCCGGTAG
- the tmk gene encoding dTMP kinase, whose product MSEGGRPRGLFITLEGGDGVGKSTQARLLSDWFEQQGRTVVRTREPGGSELGVEIREIVLHHRGDISPRAEALLYAADRAHHIATVVRPALARGEVVLQDRYLDSSVAYQGSGRVLDAEQIRGISLWAAEDLLPDVTVLLDLDVAVARGRLDNANKRFDRLEAEAQDFHTRVRESFLALAAAEPERFLVVDASLPPEQLAADIQARIAPLL is encoded by the coding sequence GTGAGCGAGGGAGGACGCCCTCGGGGCCTGTTCATCACCCTCGAGGGCGGCGACGGTGTCGGGAAGTCGACGCAGGCTCGACTCCTGAGCGACTGGTTCGAGCAGCAGGGGCGGACGGTCGTCCGAACCCGTGAGCCGGGCGGCAGTGAGCTCGGTGTCGAGATCCGCGAGATCGTGTTGCATCACCGAGGCGACATCAGCCCGCGTGCCGAGGCCCTGCTCTACGCAGCGGACCGTGCTCACCACATCGCCACCGTGGTGCGCCCGGCCCTCGCGAGGGGCGAGGTCGTCCTGCAGGACCGGTACCTCGACTCGTCGGTCGCCTACCAGGGCAGCGGGCGCGTGCTCGACGCCGAGCAGATCCGCGGTATCTCGCTCTGGGCCGCCGAGGACCTCCTGCCCGACGTGACCGTGCTCCTCGACCTGGACGTCGCCGTCGCCCGTGGTCGTCTCGACAACGCCAACAAGCGGTTCGACCGGCTCGAGGCCGAGGCGCAGGACTTCCACACCCGGGTGCGGGAGTCGTTCCTCGCCCTCGCGGCAGCGGAGCCCGAGCGGTTCCTCGTCGTCGACGCGTCGCTCCCACCCGAGCAACTCGCCGCCGACATCCAGGCCCGCATCGCACCGCTCCTCTGA
- the topA gene encoding type I DNA topoisomerase, whose amino-acid sequence MKSIAGYLGDDYEVLSSVGHIRDLIEPKNLPAELKKGSLGKFSVDVDNGFEPYYVVSDAKKKTVADLKRALKNADELLLATDEDREGEAIAWHLLQVLQPKVPVSRMVFHEITKDAILAAKDKTRPLDTDLVDAQETRRILDRLYGYEISPVLWRKVGPGLSAGRVQSAATRLVVDRERERLAFRAASYWDVIARFLPEADATGAPFTARLVRLDGDRVATGRDFDDLGQLKGSAVPLDEQRATALAAALEQSKATVLSVESKPYSRRPAAPFTTSTLQQEAGRKLRFSARQTMSVAQSLYENGYITYMRTDSPSLSKQAIDAARKQAAALYGAETVPDKARLYSGKSKNAQEAHEAIRPSGDTFRTPSSLASTLRGNDFKLYDLIWKRTVASQMADAKGSTATITLESKTDVGRAEFTASGTVITFRGFLAAYEEGQDEDRNSQDDASEAKLPPLTEGQQLGIEDPEAKGHETSPPPRYTEASLVKRLEELGIGRPSTFASIISTIIDRGYVTQRGQALIPSWVAFSVVRLLEEYFEELVEYDFTAEMENDLDRIAGGSVDRVDWLKGFYFGDDSGRGLRQVIDNLGDIDARRINSIVIDDGVTLRIGKYGPYLEVTPDGPPPAEGEEAPTPRRVNLPEDLAPDELTPAKAHELIDAPVVGDRVIGVNPTTGKEIVAKDGRFGPYITEVDPEPEAELSVDTATGEVTEPAAGAKKKAPAKKKAAAEKPRTASLFKSMDLATIDLETALKLLDLPRVVGADPESGEEILAQNGRYGPYLKKGTDTRSLTSEDDIFAVDLAGAVELFAQPKYGARKASSALKEFEADPESGKPIKIKDGRFGAYVTDGVTNATIPRGEEVDDVDFERAVQLLADKRAKGPAKPKAGRKAPAKKAPAKKAPAKKTAAAKTGTAKTAATKSATATSTARSEAAKKAAATRAANKAAAAKADAVT is encoded by the coding sequence ATGAAGTCGATCGCCGGATATCTCGGTGACGACTACGAGGTGCTGTCCTCGGTCGGTCACATCCGCGACCTCATCGAGCCGAAGAACCTTCCCGCCGAGCTCAAGAAGGGCTCGCTCGGCAAGTTCTCGGTCGACGTCGACAACGGCTTCGAGCCGTACTACGTCGTCTCCGACGCGAAGAAGAAGACCGTCGCGGACCTCAAGCGCGCGCTCAAGAACGCCGACGAACTCCTCCTCGCGACTGATGAGGACCGCGAAGGCGAGGCCATCGCGTGGCACCTCCTGCAGGTCCTGCAGCCCAAGGTCCCCGTCAGCCGCATGGTCTTCCACGAGATCACCAAGGACGCCATCCTCGCCGCGAAGGACAAGACGCGGCCCCTCGACACCGACCTCGTCGACGCCCAGGAGACCCGCCGAATCCTCGACCGCCTCTACGGGTACGAGATCTCGCCCGTGCTCTGGCGCAAGGTCGGCCCCGGACTGAGCGCCGGACGCGTGCAGTCCGCCGCCACCCGACTCGTCGTCGACCGGGAGCGCGAGCGCCTCGCCTTCCGCGCCGCCTCCTACTGGGACGTCATCGCCCGCTTCCTCCCCGAAGCCGACGCCACCGGAGCGCCCTTCACCGCGCGTCTCGTCCGGCTCGACGGCGACCGCGTCGCCACCGGCCGCGACTTCGACGACCTCGGACAGCTCAAGGGCAGTGCCGTCCCGCTCGACGAACAGCGGGCCACGGCGCTCGCCGCAGCACTCGAGCAGTCCAAGGCGACCGTCCTCTCCGTCGAGTCCAAGCCGTACTCCCGCCGGCCGGCGGCTCCCTTCACGACCTCCACGCTCCAGCAGGAGGCCGGTCGCAAGCTCCGCTTCTCCGCTCGCCAGACGATGAGTGTCGCGCAGTCGCTGTACGAGAACGGTTACATCACGTACATGCGTACCGACTCGCCGTCGCTGAGCAAGCAGGCGATCGACGCGGCGCGGAAGCAGGCTGCTGCCCTCTACGGTGCCGAGACGGTGCCCGACAAGGCTCGCCTCTACAGCGGCAAGAGCAAGAACGCGCAGGAGGCGCACGAGGCGATCCGTCCCTCGGGCGACACCTTCCGCACGCCGTCCTCGCTCGCCTCGACGCTCCGCGGCAACGACTTCAAGCTGTACGACCTGATCTGGAAGCGCACCGTCGCAAGCCAGATGGCCGACGCGAAGGGCTCCACGGCGACGATCACGCTCGAGTCGAAGACCGACGTGGGCCGCGCCGAGTTCACCGCTTCCGGTACCGTCATCACCTTCCGCGGCTTCCTCGCCGCCTACGAAGAGGGTCAGGACGAGGACCGCAACTCGCAGGACGACGCGTCCGAGGCGAAGTTGCCGCCCCTCACCGAAGGCCAGCAGCTCGGCATCGAGGACCCGGAGGCGAAGGGGCACGAGACCTCGCCGCCGCCGCGCTACACCGAGGCCAGCCTCGTGAAGCGGCTCGAGGAGCTCGGCATCGGGCGACCGTCCACGTTCGCATCGATCATCTCCACGATCATCGATCGCGGCTACGTGACGCAGCGCGGCCAGGCGCTCATCCCCAGCTGGGTGGCGTTCAGCGTCGTCCGTCTCCTGGAGGAGTACTTCGAGGAACTCGTCGAGTACGACTTCACCGCTGAGATGGAGAACGACCTCGACCGGATCGCCGGCGGCTCGGTCGACCGCGTCGACTGGCTCAAGGGCTTCTACTTCGGCGACGACTCGGGTCGCGGCCTGCGTCAGGTCATCGACAACCTCGGCGACATCGACGCCCGCCGCATCAACTCGATCGTCATCGACGACGGGGTCACGCTCCGCATCGGCAAGTACGGCCCGTACCTCGAGGTCACGCCCGACGGTCCGCCGCCGGCCGAGGGAGAGGAAGCACCGACGCCGCGTCGGGTCAACCTGCCCGAGGACCTCGCGCCCGACGAGCTGACGCCCGCGAAGGCGCACGAGCTCATCGACGCACCCGTCGTCGGCGATCGCGTCATCGGCGTGAACCCGACGACCGGCAAGGAGATCGTCGCGAAGGACGGACGCTTCGGCCCGTACATCACCGAGGTCGACCCGGAGCCCGAGGCGGAGCTCTCCGTCGACACGGCGACCGGCGAGGTGACCGAGCCTGCTGCGGGTGCCAAGAAGAAGGCCCCCGCCAAGAAGAAGGCGGCGGCCGAGAAGCCCCGCACCGCGTCGCTCTTCAAGTCGATGGACCTCGCGACCATCGACCTCGAGACCGCGCTCAAGCTCCTCGACCTGCCTCGCGTCGTCGGAGCCGACCCCGAGTCGGGCGAGGAGATCCTCGCGCAGAACGGTCGCTACGGTCCGTACCTGAAGAAGGGCACCGACACCCGGTCGCTCACCTCCGAGGACGACATCTTCGCGGTCGACCTCGCCGGTGCCGTCGAGCTGTTCGCACAGCCCAAGTACGGAGCCCGGAAGGCGTCGAGCGCCCTCAAGGAGTTCGAGGCCGACCCCGAGAGCGGGAAGCCGATCAAGATCAAGGACGGCCGCTTCGGCGCCTACGTGACCGACGGCGTGACCAACGCGACGATCCCGCGTGGCGAGGAGGTCGACGACGTCGACTTCGAGCGAGCGGTCCAGCTCCTCGCGGACAAGCGCGCGAAGGGCCCGGCGAAGCCGAAGGCCGGTCGCAAGGCTCCCGCGAAGAAGGCACCCGCGAAGAAGGCTCCGGCCAAGAAGACCGCCGCGGCGAAGACGGGGACCGCCAAGACGGCGGCCACGAAGTCCGCGACGGCCACGTCGACCGCCCGCTCGGAAGCGGCGAAGAAGGCTGCCGCGACCCGCGCTGCGAACAAGGCGGCTGCGGCGAAGGCCGACGCCGTCACGTGA
- a CDS encoding Rv3654c family TadE-like protein, whose protein sequence is MSVRWRLLVLHAKDGIQEESGAGSVLAAGILGALVAVLLASLPVVTLFAAHQRAANAADAAALAAADTASGRLPGFPCETARMVAARNDASLGTCSVEGVTVLVDATVDTAFGAITVAARAGPPPEASGAVVGVPVTATY, encoded by the coding sequence ATGAGCGTGAGGTGGCGCCTCCTGGTCCTCCACGCGAAGGACGGGATCCAGGAGGAGAGCGGGGCCGGGTCGGTTCTCGCGGCAGGCATCCTCGGCGCCCTGGTCGCCGTCCTCCTGGCGAGTCTGCCCGTCGTGACGCTGTTCGCCGCTCATCAGCGAGCGGCCAACGCGGCCGACGCAGCCGCGTTGGCGGCAGCCGACACCGCGTCCGGCCGTCTCCCAGGCTTCCCCTGCGAAACTGCTCGCATGGTCGCGGCGCGCAATGACGCGTCGCTCGGCACCTGCAGTGTGGAGGGCGTCACCGTCCTCGTCGACGCCACTGTCGACACGGCCTTCGGCGCCATCACGGTCGCTGCGAGAGCCGGACCTCCTCCGGAGGCGTCCGGCGCAGTCGTCGGGGTGCCCGTGACCGCCACCTATTAA
- a CDS encoding TadE family type IV pilus minor pilin, producing MTAEFAVVVPAVVLVLAMGLSAVQVGLTQLRATDAAADAARSLGRGDDAGTAAGRVARVLPGATMTSGVEGDLVCVRVDAVGGSGLAGVVPVSASSCAMGGGR from the coding sequence GTGACGGCGGAGTTCGCGGTCGTCGTCCCTGCCGTCGTCCTCGTGCTGGCGATGGGGCTCTCCGCGGTGCAGGTCGGCCTGACCCAGCTCCGCGCGACCGACGCGGCGGCGGACGCCGCCCGGAGCCTGGGGCGAGGCGACGACGCCGGGACCGCGGCGGGTCGGGTCGCGCGCGTCCTCCCAGGGGCGACCATGACGAGCGGCGTGGAGGGCGACCTCGTCTGCGTGCGCGTCGACGCGGTGGGCGGATCCGGCCTGGCCGGCGTCGTCCCGGTGTCGGCATCCTCGTGCGCCATGGGCGGCGGCCGATGA
- a CDS encoding DUF4244 domain-containing protein encodes MITIGRRVEQRVTREVRRVLQDERGSATAEYAVATMAAVGFAGLLVAILRGDEVRGILTDLIRRALTANG; translated from the coding sequence ATGATCACGATCGGTCGTCGAGTCGAGCAGCGTGTCACGCGCGAGGTGCGGCGCGTCCTGCAGGACGAACGGGGATCCGCCACGGCGGAGTACGCGGTGGCCACGATGGCGGCCGTCGGGTTCGCAGGACTCCTCGTCGCCATCCTCCGCGGAGACGAGGTGCGGGGCATCCTCACCGACCTCATCCGACGAGCCCTGACGGCGAACGGTTGA
- a CDS encoding PadR family transcriptional regulator: MDEQLAARDSQLLRGVLPMLILSTVHRGETYGYELVERLRALGLADLATGVVYPVLSRFERDGLVTAHRVASSGGPARKYYAITERGDAARLDAIARWRAMTDIAERGIDPEGASA, translated from the coding sequence ATGGATGAACAGTTGGCGGCACGCGACTCGCAACTCCTCCGGGGCGTGTTGCCGATGCTCATCCTGTCCACCGTGCACCGCGGCGAGACCTACGGGTACGAGCTCGTCGAACGACTCCGAGCCCTCGGCCTGGCCGACCTGGCGACCGGCGTCGTGTATCCGGTCCTCAGCCGGTTCGAACGAGACGGACTGGTGACCGCACATCGGGTCGCCTCCTCGGGCGGCCCAGCACGGAAGTACTACGCGATCACCGAACGAGGAGACGCGGCGAGGCTCGACGCCATCGCCCGTTGGAGGGCGATGACCGACATCGCCGAACGAGGAATCGACCCTGAAGGAGCATCAGCATGA
- a CDS encoding type II secretion system F family protein: MTRLRVLRRVPAALPGAAPPDDDGPARVARTTRRLAVLLGAGVAPGSAWRHLALEADADARTRSATVSDGLATDEPDDETGPTSDHRADAAVLSAVADAAVHGGDLPAAIAAIADQEPGAGARTAWAGLAAAWQVAAISGAPLGVCLRDLAGSLRELDRIGRDVGTALAGPSATARLVLWLPLVAVLLGMALGFDTLRTLFATPPGLCCLAAGVAFLILGARWSSALSARAARRDPAPGLSLDLVAVAMAGGGAAPAARSIVEEACERFAVPYDGATITSVLALSARAGIPAGELLRSEAEQQRDQARSDGERAAAILATRLMIPLGVCILPAFLLVGVAPLLLSVITSTTLGF, encoded by the coding sequence GTGACCCGGCTACGGGTCCTGCGGCGGGTGCCCGCCGCGCTTCCCGGTGCGGCCCCACCCGACGACGACGGTCCCGCCCGCGTGGCGCGCACCACGCGTCGTCTGGCCGTGCTGCTGGGTGCCGGCGTCGCACCCGGCAGCGCCTGGAGGCATCTCGCCCTGGAAGCGGACGCCGATGCGCGGACCCGATCCGCGACGGTGTCCGACGGCCTCGCGACCGATGAACCGGACGATGAAACCGGCCCGACGAGCGATCATCGAGCCGACGCGGCGGTGCTGTCAGCGGTGGCCGACGCTGCAGTGCACGGGGGCGACCTGCCGGCGGCGATCGCCGCCATCGCTGATCAGGAGCCGGGTGCTGGCGCCCGGACGGCCTGGGCGGGCCTGGCCGCCGCTTGGCAGGTCGCTGCGATCAGCGGCGCACCACTCGGTGTCTGTCTGCGGGACCTCGCCGGGTCGCTGCGCGAGTTGGACCGCATCGGTCGGGATGTCGGCACGGCGCTCGCCGGGCCGTCCGCGACCGCGAGGCTGGTGCTCTGGTTGCCGCTCGTCGCCGTCCTCCTCGGGATGGCCCTCGGCTTCGACACGCTGCGGACGCTCTTCGCAACGCCTCCTGGGCTCTGCTGTCTCGCGGCCGGTGTGGCGTTCCTCATCCTCGGCGCGCGCTGGAGTTCGGCGCTCAGTGCACGGGCGGCCAGGCGCGACCCCGCACCGGGGTTGTCACTCGACCTCGTCGCGGTGGCGATGGCGGGTGGGGGAGCGGCGCCGGCGGCCCGGTCGATCGTCGAGGAAGCGTGCGAGCGGTTCGCCGTCCCCTACGACGGTGCCACGATCACGAGCGTCCTCGCCCTGTCGGCCAGGGCGGGCATCCCCGCCGGTGAGCTGCTGCGTAGCGAGGCGGAGCAGCAGCGTGATCAGGCGCGGTCCGATGGCGAGCGGGCTGCAGCGATCCTCGCGACCCGCCTCATGATCCCGCTCGGGGTCTGCATCCTGCCGGCCTTCCTTCTCGTCGGTGTGGCTCCGCTCCTCCTCAGCGTCATCACCTCGACGACGCTCGGGTTCTGA